In Actinomyces sp. zg-332, the following proteins share a genomic window:
- a CDS encoding ABC transporter permease/substrate-binding protein, whose product MIDSIISELSMNAFFYIRLLFEHIFITSISISIAILVGLSIGIWISYHPRIANYIISIVNVIYTIPSIALLGFLVSFSGIGNITAIIAITVYALLPIVRNTYVGITNIDPKIVEASKAMGSKEYQTLYKIKLPLAFPIIFAAIRNMVIMTIALAGIASFVGAGGLGVAIYRGITTNNEVLILIGSFIIALLALTVDGILGIIGKIVEKRKFKKLKSKKFLSIILALAVSLSIFSLYHTKNSNTIEIASKPTTEGYILAEIVAEAIRKDTGLKVNITHGVGGGTSNIHPGILKGDFDLYPEYTGTSWQIVLKRKEPYREENFDELNKEYENNYKLTWKGLFGFNNTYSLGIRKDLAQKYNIKTFSDLSKYAKEFTFGAEYDFFEREDGYKVLSNAYNFNFKKAVDLDNGLKYQALFDQKIDVMTVFTTDGQLSDPRILVLKDDRNFYPQYKAGIVLRMDTLQNHPELNKVLNKFVGLIDEKTMAMLNNKVEIGKENPKDVAVNFLKEKGF is encoded by the coding sequence ATGATAGATAGTATTATTAGTGAGTTATCAATGAATGCTTTCTTTTATATCAGATTACTATTTGAACATATTTTCATTACTTCAATATCAATTTCTATTGCAATATTAGTCGGACTATCAATAGGTATATGGATTTCCTACCATCCAAGGATTGCTAATTATATAATCTCAATTGTAAATGTTATCTATACCATTCCGTCTATTGCACTACTAGGATTTTTAGTTTCTTTCAGTGGAATAGGCAATATAACTGCAATAATTGCAATAACAGTATATGCATTGCTTCCAATTGTTAGAAATACTTATGTGGGAATAACAAATATAGATCCTAAAATTGTTGAAGCAAGTAAAGCAATGGGAAGTAAAGAGTACCAAACGTTATATAAAATAAAGTTACCTCTTGCTTTTCCTATAATTTTTGCCGCAATTAGAAACATGGTCATTATGACTATTGCTTTAGCTGGTATAGCTTCTTTTGTTGGTGCTGGTGGATTAGGTGTTGCAATTTATAGAGGTATTACAACAAATAATGAAGTTCTAATTTTAATAGGAAGCTTTATAATAGCTCTACTAGCTTTAACAGTTGATGGTATTTTAGGAATAATAGGTAAGATAGTAGAAAAACGTAAATTTAAAAAGTTGAAGTCAAAAAAGTTTTTGTCTATTATTCTAGCTTTGGCTGTGTCACTTTCAATTTTTAGCCTATACCATACCAAAAACTCAAATACGATTGAGATAGCTTCTAAGCCCACGACTGAAGGATATATTTTAGCTGAAATTGTAGCTGAAGCTATAAGGAAAGATACTGGTTTAAAGGTGAATATTACACATGGAGTTGGGGGTGGAACTTCCAATATTCATCCAGGTATTCTTAAAGGTGATTTTGACTTGTATCCTGAATATACAGGTACATCTTGGCAAATTGTTTTGAAAAGAAAAGAACCTTACAGAGAAGAAAACTTCGATGAGTTAAATAAAGAGTATGAGAATAACTATAAGTTAACGTGGAAAGGGTTGTTTGGTTTCAACAATACTTATAGTTTGGGGATAAGGAAAGATTTGGCGCAAAAGTACAATATAAAAACTTTTAGCGATCTTTCAAAGTATGCGAAAGAATTTACATTCGGTGCAGAATACGACTTTTTTGAAAGAGAAGATGGTTATAAAGTATTATCAAATGCTTATAATTTTAATTTTAAAAAAGCTGTAGATTTAGATAATGGTTTAAAATATCAAGCTTTATTTGATCAAAAAATAGATGTGATGACTGTCTTTACCACAGATGGACAGTTATCAGATCCTAGAATTTTAGTTTTGAAAGATGACCGTAACTTTTATCCTCAATATAAAGCAGGAATAGTTTTGCGTATGGACACGCTACAAAATCACCCTGAATTAAATAAAGTGTTGAATAAGTTTGTTGGGCTTATAGATGAAAAAACTATGGCTATGTTGAACAATAAAGTTGAAATAGGAAAAGAAAATCCAAAAGATGTAGCTGTAAACTTTTTGAAAGAAAAAGGATTTTAA
- a CDS encoding ATP-binding protein, whose product MEDYGIEYKIDIPEKQNKLKAEIVSFLNSEGGEIHLGVNNDGFIDKTLIENKKQEWEQTLSNWAVNAFSPDVTNLIYIYPNDLPFKIKISKGTDKPYFYKDGEGFNSKGVYVRVGSTKRVASFDEIQRMIRHRTSNDFESISITQDNLTFKYIKNRFKEKGIKFDKYALSLIGKDGKYNNAAFLLSDQNPTISKFAVFQGKDVSVFLDKKEFSGSILKQLDEILYFTSLSNRKRITFSGKPSRDEYLDIPERALREAIVNCYCHRDYTLSGDIKIEFYDNRVQIYSPGSLPDGLTLENIKMGMVAKRNKIIVNALDKIDVIENYASGVRRIFEDYANFKKQPEYYISNNGVIVTLFNRNYDGQNDGQNDGQNDGQNQILKLGISERREKILELITQNKHITSNLIKDMLGVSKATIERDISKLREENRLEYVGSSKNGYWMVNRKK is encoded by the coding sequence ATGGAAGATTATGGTATTGAGTACAAAATAGATATTCCTGAAAAACAAAATAAACTAAAAGCTGAGATAGTTTCTTTTCTAAACAGCGAAGGCGGAGAGATTCATCTAGGTGTAAATAATGATGGCTTTATTGATAAAACACTGATAGAAAACAAAAAACAAGAATGGGAACAAACCTTATCTAATTGGGCTGTTAATGCTTTTAGTCCTGATGTTACAAATTTAATTTATATCTATCCAAATGACTTACCTTTTAAAATAAAAATTTCAAAAGGTACAGACAAGCCATATTTTTATAAAGATGGAGAAGGGTTTAATTCTAAAGGTGTTTATGTAAGAGTTGGTAGTACAAAAAGAGTAGCTAGTTTTGACGAAATCCAAAGAATGATTAGACATCGCACCTCAAATGATTTTGAATCAATCAGCATTACTCAAGATAATTTGACTTTTAAATATATTAAAAATAGGTTTAAAGAAAAAGGTATTAAGTTTGATAAATATGCTTTGTCATTAATAGGCAAAGATGGTAAGTATAATAATGCGGCATTTCTTCTAAGCGATCAAAACCCAACTATTAGTAAGTTTGCAGTATTTCAAGGAAAAGATGTTAGTGTATTTTTAGACAAGAAAGAATTTAGTGGTTCAATCTTAAAACAGCTCGATGAAATACTGTATTTTACAAGTTTATCAAATAGGAAAAGAATTACTTTTTCAGGTAAACCAAGTAGGGATGAGTATCTAGATATTCCTGAAAGAGCTTTAAGAGAAGCAATTGTAAATTGTTATTGTCATAGAGATTATACTTTAAGTGGTGATATAAAAATTGAATTTTATGATAATAGAGTACAAATTTACTCACCAGGAAGTTTGCCTGACGGATTAACCCTTGAAAATATTAAAATGGGAATGGTAGCAAAGAGAAATAAAATAATCGTAAATGCATTAGATAAAATTGATGTCATTGAAAATTATGCTTCGGGAGTTAGAAGAATTTTTGAAGACTATGCTAATTTTAAAAAACAGCCTGAATACTATATTTCAAATAATGGAGTTATTGTTACATTATTTAACCGCAATTATGATGGTCAAAATGATGGTCAAAATGATGGTCAAAATGATGGTCAAAATCAAATTCTAAAACTAGGTATTTCCGAAAGACGAGAGAAAATTTTAGAATTAATTACCCAAAATAAACATATAACATCAAATCTTATCAAAGATATGTTAGGGGTATCTAAAGCAACAATTGAGCGTGATATTTCCAAACTAAGAGAAGAAAATAGATTAGAATATGTTGGAAGCTCAAAAAATGGATATTGGATGGTTAATAGGAAAAAATAA